Within Haematobia irritans isolate KBUSLIRL chromosome 2, ASM5000362v1, whole genome shotgun sequence, the genomic segment ttcacttctataggaaattttctcaaaatttcatttctatagaaaattttctcaaaatttcatttcaaaaggaaattttctcaaaatttcatttctataggggaaaaatcatttctattgaaaatgttatcaaaatttcatttgtttaggaaattttctcaaaatttcatttatataagaaattttgtccttcATTGACTTTTAAGAAGATATTaggatctataggaaattttctcaaaatttcatttctataggaaattttctcaaaatttcatttctataggaaattttctcacaatttcatttctataggaaattttctttaaatttcatttctataagaaattttcgcaaaatttcatttctataggacattttcccaaaatttcaattctataagacattttccaaaaatttcacttctataggaaattttcttaaaatttcatttctaaagaaaattttctcaaaatttcatttctaaaggaaatttcctcaaaatttcatttctataaggaaaaatatcatttctattgaaaattttctcaaaatttcatttgtataggaatttttctcaaaatttcatttatataagaaatttttgtttttcattgacttttaagaagatatgagcaaaacatttttaaatataaattacgaTTTTGCGAGGACTttcatggaattttatttttaaggagtGGTTAGGAACCAAACAACTTTTCACTCTAGAActcatatttaaagaaaattctattttcgaggatttttatcacaaattagCTTTTTCTTTCAAGGGCATAGATTTAAGtagatatgaacaaaataagtttttaatttattaagaatttccatggaatattttgttaggTGCTACACATGAATTAACCTTCCTTTCGTTTCGGGACTCATCATGCTTTAGGAGATACGATCCTCGACTTTTATGAGTAATAACACGATCAATTGGCACCTCCTAAAATAAACGTAGTTTTTTATCCTTCATTGGACAAAAGCGATAGTTGTTTTGATATACAATATATcaacaattatatatatatgaaagcaaATACCTAAATTAAGATATGATGGGCACAATGTTTTGGAAAACTTAAGAATCCAAatgatttgaaaacaaaatcaattgagcacatatttttattacataaaTAAAACTCCCCAAAGTCAAAGAAATGGGTACAAGAAATGACAATACATAAAAGTAATTACAATAACATTTCATAATTATGGATACGTTTTTTGGGATTTCAAGTGTTTGCCTAGGAAAAGTatcaacataaaaaatatattatgaaatCTTAGAActatttccgtttttttttttctagtgtTTCTCCGGTCATTCCTTACCCTTATTTTCAGGTCTCAAAACTTATGTTTGTAAAGAACCTAAAACTGCAAGAGTGATGTCAAAGACCTCAAAAGTATTGTGGATTATATTACGCTAAAATCAAGCTAGTTGTTGTAGCTCCAACAACTGTTTATTACGTTTCTCCATATTTTTCTTAACCCATGGATGCTGCATCACATCTACTAGAGTAATCCGAGAGCTACCAGTTTTACGCAATAAATTTGCTATAACATCTTTAGCGCCAACTGATAGATAAGATGGGTAGTGAACATCTAAACGCCGAATTTTATCATAAGTCATATCAGTATCATTTGATTCGAAAGGCGGGCCTCCAGTCAAAAACTCATAGCATAGAATACCCAAACACCATTGATCCACCGAGTCATCATAGGTACGTCCATCAACCATTTCGGGAGGTAAATAATCTAAAGTTCCACAAAGTGTCTTACGTCTAaggaatttaatgaaattagttATGGCCATACATCAAAagtgtatataaaataaaaacttactTGTTTGAAATAGTGTGAGCTGACCAACCAAAATCGGCTAATTTCACATCATCTGCTGcggttaataaaatattttccggTTTTAAATCTCGATGGATGACATTATTCAAGTGACAATAATGTAGAGCATCAGCCACTTGATATGTGTATTTTGCTGCTCTGGGCTCATCAAAGCGGCAATTGGGTGATCGACGTAATATCTTAAAGAGTTCACCTTGCGACGCTAATTCCAAAGCCAGATATATTCGTGATTCATCATGAAACCAGGTTAGTAAACGCAATATGTGAGGATGCTTTAGACGAGATTGAATTTCAATTTCTCTGAGCACTTGCCTCTGTACATTGCCTTTTTGTAATTCTGCCTTAAATAAAACCTTCATAGCGACCATATAGTGGGTAGAGCGTTCACGAGCTAAATACACTCGACCAAATT encodes:
- the aurB gene encoding aurora kinase B, with protein sequence MEKSKKKPPTRHDLPHLIENVPGEHKDYVKDMCLKMLQHDAYGQPYEWSTRDFEMGAPLGRGKFGRVYLARERSTHYMVAMKVLFKAELQKGNVQRQVLREIEIQSRLKHPHILRLLTWFHDESRIYLALELASQGELFKILRRSPNCRFDEPRAAKYTYQVADALHYCHLNNVIHRDLKPENILLTAADDVKLADFGWSAHTISNKRKTLCGTLDYLPPEMVDGRTYDDSVDQWCLGILCYEFLTGGPPFESNDTDMTYDKIRRLDVHYPSYLSVGAKDVIANLLRKTGSSRITLVDVMQHPWVKKNMEKRNKQLLELQQLA